Proteins encoded together in one Elusimicrobiota bacterium window:
- a CDS encoding potassium channel family protein produces the protein MYKNLIRTILILIIVLLFGTLGYVVIEKWQFFDALYMTVITLATVGYSETHPLSFPGRIFTIFLILTGISILLYTVSSITSFFIEGE, from the coding sequence ATGTACAAGAATCTTATCCGCACAATACTAATCCTTATAATTGTTTTATTATTTGGGACACTCGGTTATGTGGTTATTGAAAAGTGGCAGTTTTTCGATGCACTCTACATGACCGTTATCACTCTTGCCACTGTCGGTTATAGTGAAACGCATCCGCTTTCTTTTCCGGGGCGTATTTTTACTATTTTTCTTATTTTGACAGGGATAAGTATCTTGCTTTATACTGTTTCATCAATTACATCATTTTTTATAGAAGGCGAATAA
- a CDS encoding response regulator, with protein sequence MGQKILIIDDEPAILGILSDVLTSEGYTVNAASDGETGIEKVKEFNPALIILDVVLPGINGFEVCKILKEDQQTKNIAIIILTGISTLAEHKQKAFQLGADDYLTKPFGMSDLLERIKKLITGQNNQK encoded by the coding sequence ATGGGACAAAAAATTTTAATTATTGATGATGAACCTGCAATTTTAGGAATTTTGAGTGATGTGTTGACCAGCGAAGGTTACACTGTTAACGCAGCAAGCGATGGAGAAACAGGTATTGAAAAAGTAAAAGAGTTTAATCCCGCTCTTATTATTTTAGATGTAGTTCTTCCCGGTATTAACGGTTTTGAAGTTTGTAAAATATTGAAAGAAGACCAGCAGACTAAAAATATTGCTATAATTATATTAACAGGCATATCAACACTTGCAGAACATAAACAGAAAGCGTTCCAATTGGGTGCTGATGATTACTTAACAAAACCGTTTGGTATGAGTGATTTACTTGAACGGATAAAGAAACTTATTACCGGCCAAAACAACCAAAAATGA
- a CDS encoding TrkA family potassium uptake protein: MLKQISHLKNHYIICGAGKVGSHIISELAKTKRDFVIIDNNKELLNKFSDYLCLNGDASDENVLKEGGIENAAGLFASLSTDEENIFLIITAREINPNIKIIAKSVKDTSAKKLITAGATSVVQPSLIGGLRMASEMVRPTAVSFLDIMLKEGKGDLRVEEIEVKNTAVKVLSEIQTQKTGVLLLAIVSKSGYVFNPAQNTVVQQGDKLIVMGNAEQVSALKKFL; this comes from the coding sequence ATGTTAAAACAGATATCTCATCTAAAAAACCACTATATTATTTGCGGTGCAGGAAAGGTTGGGAGTCACATAATATCTGAATTAGCCAAAACAAAAAGAGATTTTGTGATAATTGATAATAATAAAGAATTGTTGAATAAATTTAGCGATTATCTATGTCTAAACGGTGATGCAAGTGATGAAAATGTTCTTAAAGAAGGGGGAATTGAAAATGCGGCAGGTCTTTTTGCCTCGCTTTCTACCGATGAAGAAAACATTTTTTTAATCATAACCGCACGTGAAATAAACCCGAATATAAAAATAATCGCAAAATCAGTAAAGGATACATCGGCAAAGAAACTAATAACAGCCGGGGCGACATCCGTAGTCCAGCCAAGCCTTATTGGCGGGCTGCGTATGGCATCGGAGATGGTTAGACCGACAGCAGTGTCATTTCTTGACATAATGTTAAAAGAAGGCAAAGGAGATTTGCGGGTTGAAGAAATTGAAGTAAAAAATACTGCTGTAAAAGTATTATCTGAAATACAAACACAAAAGACAGGAGTATTACTTCTTGCTATTGTATCAAAGTCCGGATATGTATTTAATCCGGCACAAAATACTGTTGTTCAGCAAGGTGATAAGCTTATAGTTATGGGGAATGCCGAACAGGTATCCGCACTAAAGAAGTTTTTATAA
- a CDS encoding metallophosphoesterase — translation MNKIYFALFISIFSLIYFGIHYYTYNRIIYGLMVSGPVKNYIKIFFLISALSFVIIEFISRKVVISPWIKIAAQYSSVWIGAISIAVTVFLVADILRIFFHSQPFRYYSVIFSLIVIAVISLYSIYNVAREPFLKEIKIKTGKLPSNLPKFSIIQLSDVHLNFLKSEEWLNKIVDKTNSQNPDLIVITGDLIDADVEGLKNFYEILKRLKSKYGVFAVTGNHEFYAGIDKFLEIAKNSNIAVLRNEKRTIANYVELIGIDDNTGKRFSETGSDLKGALKNCDFKKLVVLLSHQPDVFDEAVKSGVDLQLSGHTHAGQIPPMDLIVEFYFKYPYGLYQKNTSYLYTTSGTGIWGPPMRLFSRSEIIKIVLEK, via the coding sequence ATGAATAAAATATATTTTGCATTATTTATCTCAATATTTTCTTTAATATATTTCGGAATTCACTATTATACGTACAATAGAATTATTTATGGATTGATGGTTTCAGGACCGGTTAAGAATTATATTAAAATATTTTTTCTGATTTCTGCTTTATCGTTTGTAATTATTGAATTTATTAGCAGAAAAGTAGTAATTTCGCCATGGATTAAAATAGCAGCTCAGTATAGTAGTGTCTGGATTGGTGCTATTTCAATTGCAGTAACAGTTTTTCTAGTTGCAGATATTTTGAGAATATTTTTCCACTCCCAGCCATTTAGATATTATTCCGTAATTTTCTCACTTATAGTGATAGCTGTGATATCGCTATATTCAATTTACAATGTTGCACGAGAACCGTTTCTTAAAGAAATAAAAATAAAAACCGGTAAATTACCTTCAAATCTTCCAAAATTTTCAATTATTCAACTTTCCGATGTCCATTTAAATTTTCTAAAATCAGAAGAATGGCTAAATAAAATTGTAGATAAAACAAATAGTCAAAATCCTGATTTAATTGTTATAACAGGCGATTTAATAGATGCCGATGTAGAAGGTTTGAAGAATTTTTATGAGATATTAAAACGGTTGAAATCAAAGTATGGCGTTTTCGCAGTTACAGGTAACCATGAATTTTATGCTGGGATTGATAAGTTCTTGGAAATAGCGAAAAATTCAAATATAGCTGTCTTAAGGAATGAAAAAAGGACAATAGCAAACTATGTTGAACTTATAGGAATTGATGATAATACCGGTAAAAGGTTTTCAGAAACAGGTTCTGATTTAAAGGGAGCGTTAAAAAACTGTGATTTTAAAAAATTGGTGGTTCTTCTCTCACACCAACCTGATGTTTTTGATGAAGCAGTTAAGTCAGGAGTTGATTTACAGCTTTCCGGTCATACCCATGCAGGTCAAATCCCGCCAATGGATTTGATAGTTGAGTTTTATTTTAAATATCCGTATGGATTATATCAAAAAAATACCTCGTATTTATACACAACCTCCGGTACTGGAATATGGGGACCCCCCATGCGGCTTTTCTCGCGCTCAGAAATCATAAAAATTGTTCTGGAAAAGTGA
- a CDS encoding response regulator, whose product MRRILVVDDEQEVRESLRFELGNRGFDVVTAESGKECLAKVNNERFDLILLDLQMPRLGGLQTLAEIKKTKYDTDVIMMTGNATVETALESIKIGAFDYVIKPFNFDELTDKIDKCLVREIVEKQKILVVDNDSSSADFLVDLLTLEKFKVVVAKDGKTAIEKAIELQPDLVIMDIMLPSMNGWEVAKVLKDNNKTAHIPVVIFTAQKTGIKNEIASLKLGVEDYITRPCDTDVLLGKIRNTLHKTEKIKDLKETVALYEITQAVGSLMELEELLNLVLKLAVEISDSDGGSLLLYYPESKEYEIKTIYGEFSENIIGRRIKVGERIIGSGVIEKTPMVIHGHLKEDPRFKHLEEYKEVKSAMILPMVVRGTLIGYINLKRTKNEKKFTIRETNLLSVFASQSGLSIENTSLHQQIKKHVEELEQKVQERTRQLLMTEKLRTMGQVATNIAHEFKNYLAIIKMSVEYCLLKLPLDEKVRAQLKTILENEELAYQSIKNLSTFSKPAEIAFQPQQVSDILDDACRFLEIRFRQQKVKLNNKYNGNNMPLVLVDKTYIQSVFINLLINSLQAISIGGEIKIETSGMQDKKMVDVTITDTGCGIPDDKLKNIFEPFFTTKMDGSGLGLAIAKQIVEHHSGKINVKSEQGKGTAVIVSLPIA is encoded by the coding sequence ATGAGAAGAATTTTAGTTGTCGATGATGAGCAGGAAGTAAGAGAATCGCTTCGTTTTGAGTTAGGGAACCGTGGTTTTGATGTTGTAACTGCAGAAAGTGGGAAAGAGTGTCTTGCAAAAGTAAATAATGAAAGATTCGATTTAATCCTTCTTGATTTACAAATGCCAAGGCTTGGCGGATTACAAACACTTGCAGAGATAAAAAAAACTAAATATGATACAGACGTGATTATGATGACAGGGAATGCTACTGTAGAAACTGCTTTGGAAAGTATTAAAATAGGTGCATTTGATTATGTTATCAAACCGTTTAATTTTGATGAGTTAACAGATAAAATAGATAAATGTCTGGTAAGAGAAATTGTAGAAAAACAAAAGATTTTGGTAGTTGATAATGATTCATCTTCAGCAGATTTTCTTGTAGATCTTTTGACATTAGAAAAATTTAAAGTTGTTGTAGCAAAAGACGGCAAAACAGCAATTGAAAAAGCGATAGAGTTACAGCCCGATTTAGTGATAATGGATATAATGCTTCCCAGTATGAACGGTTGGGAAGTGGCAAAAGTATTAAAGGATAATAATAAAACCGCGCATATACCCGTAGTTATTTTTACCGCTCAGAAAACAGGAATAAAAAACGAAATTGCCTCTCTTAAATTAGGTGTTGAAGATTATATCACTCGTCCTTGTGATACCGATGTTTTGCTTGGCAAAATAAGAAATACTTTGCACAAGACAGAGAAGATAAAAGACTTGAAAGAAACGGTTGCTTTATACGAGATTACACAAGCAGTTGGTTCTTTAATGGAGTTAGAGGAGCTATTGAATCTGGTTTTGAAGTTAGCAGTTGAAATAAGTGATTCAGACGGGGGTTCTTTATTGCTTTATTATCCGGAGAGCAAGGAATATGAAATAAAGACAATATACGGAGAATTTAGCGAGAACATTATTGGAAGACGTATTAAAGTGGGTGAAAGAATTATTGGCAGTGGTGTTATAGAAAAAACCCCGATGGTTATACATGGTCACCTGAAAGAAGATCCGCGGTTCAAACATCTGGAGGAATATAAAGAAGTAAAATCTGCAATGATACTTCCAATGGTAGTCAGGGGAACATTAATCGGTTATATTAACTTGAAGAGAACGAAAAACGAAAAAAAATTTACAATCAGAGAAACCAATTTATTGTCTGTGTTTGCTTCACAATCAGGACTCTCTATTGAGAATACTTCTTTACACCAACAAATAAAAAAACATGTAGAGGAATTGGAGCAAAAGGTCCAGGAAAGGACGCGGCAGCTACTAATGACAGAAAAATTGCGTACAATGGGTCAGGTAGCAACAAATATTGCCCACGAGTTCAAAAACTATCTTGCTATTATTAAAATGAGTGTTGAATATTGCCTGCTGAAATTACCATTAGACGAAAAAGTAAGAGCCCAGTTAAAAACTATTCTTGAAAATGAAGAACTTGCGTATCAGTCAATAAAAAATTTGTCGACATTTTCCAAACCGGCAGAAATAGCTTTTCAGCCGCAGCAAGTCAGTGATATCTTGGATGATGCTTGTCGATTTCTGGAAATTAGATTCAGACAACAAAAAGTAAAACTTAATAATAAATATAATGGTAATAATATGCCTCTTGTACTGGTTGATAAAACCTATATTCAATCAGTGTTTATTAATTTGCTTATTAATTCCTTGCAAGCAATAAGTATTGGCGGTGAAATTAAAATTGAAACAAGCGGTATGCAGGATAAAAAGATGGTTGATGTTACAATTACCGATACCGGTTGTGGAATTCCAGATGACAAACTTAAGAATATATTTGAGCCGTTTTTTACAACAAAGATGGATGGGTCAGGGTTGGGACTGGCAATTGCAAAGCAGATAGTTGAACATCACAGCGGGAAAATTAATGTAAAAAGTGAACAAGGGAAAGGCACTGCAGTTATAGTATCTTTGCCGATAGCATAA
- a CDS encoding MFS transporter has protein sequence MDKSIFKSLRHRNFRLFFVGQGISVAGTWLQITAMPWMVYRLTSSTILLGLIGFLSQIPVFLLAPLAGVVADRYNKKKLLIITQTFEMVQAVVLGVLAISGKLQIWHIIVLAILLGIVTAFDMPTRQAFLFEMVGKDDLMNAIALNSLIFNSARLIGPAIAGLLIASFGEGLCFLLNGLSFIAVIIALLLITQLTSHSTKDDLPILQRLSLGVKYIRNSKIISNVLLLISVTGVVSAFPMTLMPVFVKDIYKLDAKGLGIFMSAVGIGALFGTMKIANKKDVIGIEKAIVKSSFFLGLFIAAFAVSKNVFLAIPFLAVIGYFLVLQMALSNTLIQLTIPNEMRGRIMGFFVMSFMGLAPIGSIVAGFLAHKITAPITVVAGGFTCMIITIILKNKFIN, from the coding sequence ATGGATAAAAGCATATTTAAATCGCTTCGGCATAGAAATTTCAGGTTGTTTTTTGTCGGACAAGGTATATCCGTAGCAGGAACATGGTTACAAATAACTGCTATGCCCTGGATGGTATACCGGCTTACCTCATCTACTATATTATTAGGTTTGATTGGATTTCTAAGCCAGATTCCTGTTTTCTTGCTTGCACCCCTTGCAGGTGTTGTCGCTGACCGCTATAACAAAAAGAAACTATTAATTATAACTCAAACTTTCGAAATGGTACAGGCAGTTGTTCTCGGTGTTCTCGCAATTTCCGGAAAATTACAAATTTGGCACATAATAGTATTAGCAATATTACTCGGCATAGTAACTGCTTTTGATATGCCTACCCGTCAGGCATTCTTATTTGAAATGGTTGGTAAGGATGATTTAATGAATGCAATTGCATTGAATTCTTTGATTTTCAATTCAGCACGTTTAATAGGTCCTGCAATTGCCGGGCTATTGATTGCTTCTTTTGGCGAAGGCTTATGTTTTCTACTTAATGGTTTAAGTTTTATTGCAGTGATTATTGCATTACTATTAATTACACAATTAACGAGTCATTCTACTAAAGATGATTTACCGATTTTGCAAAGACTATCTTTGGGAGTCAAATATATCCGCAATTCTAAAATTATTTCAAATGTGCTTTTACTGATATCGGTTACGGGTGTGGTAAGCGCATTTCCTATGACTTTAATGCCGGTATTCGTTAAAGATATTTATAAATTAGATGCAAAGGGTCTCGGAATATTTATGTCAGCAGTGGGAATAGGTGCGCTTTTTGGAACAATGAAAATTGCAAATAAAAAAGATGTTATCGGTATAGAAAAAGCAATAGTTAAGTCATCATTTTTTTTAGGGTTATTTATAGCTGCATTTGCAGTTTCAAAAAATGTTTTTCTTGCTATTCCGTTTCTTGCTGTAATCGGTTATTTTTTAGTTTTACAAATGGCTTTGAGTAACACCCTTATACAATTGACAATTCCAAACGAAATGCGAGGAAGAATAATGGGATTTTTTGTAATGTCTTTTATGGGCTTAGCTCCTATTGGGAGTATAGTTGCAGGATTTCTGGCACATAAGATAACAGCACCGATAACTGTAGTCGCAGGTGGTTTTACATGTATGATTATTACTATAATCTTGAAAAATAAATTTATCAATTAA
- a CDS encoding HD domain-containing protein, producing the protein MIKFFKKIFHSKNWPLYRQNEEIYLEVLSAMAEAIEAKDHSTRGHSERMVKYVTHIGKNLGMSKQELKDLEMAAILHDIGKIGIDKSVFLKPGKLTPEEYEIIKKHSTIGANIISRVRFLKGAAEYVKHHHERYDGNGYPDKIKGDLIPLGARILAVVDSFDAMMSERPYKKPMTLEESFIELKRNSGTQFDSKIVEEFLKYDFQPDLPELKEAEKPNPQV; encoded by the coding sequence ATGATTAAATTTTTTAAGAAGATTTTCCATAGCAAGAACTGGCCGCTTTACAGGCAAAATGAAGAAATTTATTTGGAAGTACTTTCCGCAATGGCAGAAGCGATTGAAGCAAAAGACCATTCTACAAGAGGTCACTCTGAAAGAATGGTCAAGTATGTAACTCATATCGGGAAGAATTTAGGGATGTCAAAACAGGAGTTGAAAGATTTGGAAATGGCTGCAATCCTTCACGATATCGGTAAAATAGGTATTGACAAATCTGTTTTTTTGAAACCAGGGAAACTAACCCCTGAAGAATATGAAATAATTAAAAAACATTCTACAATTGGTGCAAATATTATCAGTAGAGTAAGATTTCTTAAAGGTGCCGCAGAGTATGTAAAGCATCATCATGAACGGTATGATGGTAATGGTTATCCCGATAAGATTAAAGGAGATTTAATTCCTTTAGGCGCAAGGATACTTGCTGTTGTTGATTCCTTTGATGCTATGATGTCAGAACGTCCCTATAAAAAACCAATGACATTGGAAGAATCATTTATAGAACTTAAAAGAAATAGCGGTACTCAGTTTGATTCAAAAATAGTTGAAGAATTTCTAAAATACGATTTCCAACCTGACCTGCCTGAACTTAAAGAGGCAGAAAAACCAAATCCCCAGGTCTAA
- a CDS encoding cation diffusion facilitator family transporter has product MIDERQIASHEKKKVALISVFAAIFITCFKLFIGLLTHSLGILSEALHSGLDLAAAIITFFSVRISDKPADSDHNFGHGKIENFSAFIETILLLITCVWIVHEAVHRLITGKVRIEVNIWSYIVVLTSIIIDYSRSRALSKAAKTYNSQALEADALHFSTDIWSSTVVLIGLIFANFGYYLADSIAALFVAFIVIFVSFRLGKRAMDALLDRTPTTILTKIDAALKGIPEITNYHDIKVRTAGADTFIELNIHVKSKLTIKQSHEISHRVEKKLRDTIERCDVHVHTEPEMQE; this is encoded by the coding sequence ATGATAGACGAAAGACAAATAGCAAGTCATGAAAAAAAGAAAGTTGCTCTAATATCGGTATTTGCAGCTATTTTTATTACCTGCTTCAAACTTTTTATCGGTTTATTGACTCATAGTTTGGGAATACTTTCAGAAGCGTTGCATTCCGGTTTGGATTTAGCAGCAGCAATTATCACTTTTTTTTCAGTCCGTATATCGGATAAGCCAGCCGACAGTGATCATAATTTTGGACATGGTAAAATTGAAAATTTTTCTGCGTTCATTGAAACAATATTATTATTAATAACTTGTGTCTGGATTGTTCATGAAGCAGTGCATCGTTTAATAACAGGAAAAGTAAGAATTGAAGTAAATATTTGGAGTTATATAGTTGTTTTAACATCTATAATAATTGATTATTCAAGGTCAAGAGCATTGTCTAAAGCTGCAAAAACATACAATAGTCAGGCACTGGAAGCAGATGCTTTGCATTTTTCAACTGATATATGGAGTTCGACAGTTGTATTAATCGGGTTGATATTTGCAAATTTTGGTTATTATTTAGCAGATTCAATAGCTGCACTATTTGTTGCTTTCATTGTTATATTTGTTTCTTTTCGTCTTGGAAAAAGAGCGATGGATGCGCTATTAGACAGGACCCCTACGACAATTTTAACAAAAATTGATGCTGCACTCAAAGGAATTCCGGAAATAACAAATTATCATGATATAAAAGTAAGAACAGCAGGGGCAGATACTTTCATTGAATTGAATATTCATGTCAAATCAAAATTAACTATAAAACAATCACACGAGATATCACACCGTGTTGAAAAAAAACTTCGTGATACTATAGAAAGATGTGATGTACATGTTCACACAGAACCAGAGATGCAGGAATAA
- a CDS encoding TolC family protein, protein MKKSVNSLKFEIRNKRLIVFLLGLTMNYELSTISCLYSQSFDLNRCLEIALKENPQIKIAEQKLESAKAKKGEAFAGYLPNISGTVSYLDRKEVNTSALSAITSVSPTFRFAFANEVYDNKLTLSQPVFMWGKIYQSNRQASLNYKYTDEEYRRTRQEIIYKVKEGFYKYILSKQLVAISKEAFDVTEAHLKVVEKFYNEGRSSSYDVSRAKVSLANEKTNLIRVENGFDLARQSLINILNIKEINVEFTGGLEYVQLDLNLDSLLNEAMNNRPEMKQVKLQEDISESLVRLTAAGNKPNIIITAYTEWQNTGWEMKNWYNSWTALAVLNLPLFDGFSNYYKTKQVITSLEQIKLTREALEEGIKYEARAAYLNYKQAKDSIEANNENVDAAKENLVTAQKRFQLGLMTDIEVRDAQLALTQAETNYIQALYDYNVAIASLERAVGK, encoded by the coding sequence ATGAAAAAATCAGTTAATAGTTTAAAATTTGAAATCCGGAATAAGCGATTGATAGTATTTTTATTAGGTTTAACTATGAACTATGAACTATCTACGATTAGCTGTCTTTACAGCCAATCGTTTGATTTAAACAGATGTTTAGAGATTGCTTTAAAAGAAAATCCGCAAATAAAAATAGCTGAACAGAAACTTGAATCTGCAAAAGCAAAAAAAGGGGAAGCATTTGCAGGATATCTTCCTAATATTTCAGGGACTGTAAGCTATCTCGACAGGAAAGAAGTTAACACATCGGCACTTTCGGCTATTACTTCCGTTTCTCCAACTTTTAGGTTTGCTTTTGCGAACGAAGTGTATGATAATAAATTGACATTATCTCAACCTGTATTTATGTGGGGTAAAATCTACCAGTCAAATAGACAGGCATCACTGAATTACAAATATACTGATGAAGAATATCGTAGAACCAGGCAGGAGATTATTTATAAAGTTAAAGAGGGGTTTTATAAATACATATTATCAAAACAGTTAGTAGCCATTTCTAAAGAAGCATTTGATGTAACCGAAGCGCATCTAAAAGTTGTAGAAAAATTTTATAATGAAGGACGTTCTTCTTCCTACGATGTTTCCCGTGCAAAAGTTTCACTTGCTAATGAAAAAACAAATTTAATCCGGGTTGAAAATGGTTTTGACCTGGCAAGGCAATCTCTTATAAACATTTTAAATATTAAAGAAATAAATGTTGAATTTACGGGTGGGTTAGAGTATGTGCAGTTGGATTTAAATCTTGACAGTTTGTTAAACGAAGCAATGAATAACCGTCCTGAAATGAAGCAGGTTAAACTTCAGGAAGATATTTCAGAATCATTGGTTAGACTTACTGCTGCCGGCAACAAACCGAATATCATTATTACAGCATATACAGAATGGCAGAATACTGGTTGGGAAATGAAAAACTGGTATAATTCGTGGACAGCACTTGCTGTTTTAAATTTGCCGCTATTCGATGGTTTTTCTAATTATTATAAAACCAAACAAGTAATAACAAGTTTAGAGCAAATTAAATTAACACGGGAAGCGCTTGAAGAAGGAATAAAATATGAAGCCCGTGCAGCATACCTGAATTACAAACAGGCTAAAGATTCGATTGAAGCAAACAATGAAAACGTTGATGCCGCAAAGGAAAATCTGGTTACAGCGCAGAAAAGATTTCAACTTGGTCTTATGACTGATATTGAAGTGAGAGATGCACAGTTAGCATTGACACAAGCAGAGACAAATTACATACAGGCGTTATATGATTATAATGTCGCTATAGCGAGTTTGGAAAGAGCAGTTGGGAAATAA
- a CDS encoding outer membrane lipoprotein-sorting protein, with amino-acid sequence MKRNIIITFLVLMLSTMVSAESRIMPILISIDSNYKIKTDASANVVMTQQKAEEGTKIIEMIYYRRDSDDAFLIVMKSPENEKGNGYLRVGDNFWMYRINTRTFQHINRDESIGGTDAHSGNFETRKLTELYAPVIDANGNEKISKEMLGQIPINKFEVKAKVNDVDYPKKIYWTRQDNNLVLKEESYSLSGTLMQTAYYLKFTVIDGRFVPVKHIYIDEFEKGNKTIVEISDISTQKIDDKIFTKAYLENLSK; translated from the coding sequence ATGAAACGTAATATTATTATCACATTTTTAGTTCTCATGCTTTCTACAATGGTTTCTGCGGAAAGTCGTATCATGCCAATACTTATAAGCATCGATAGTAATTATAAAATCAAAACAGATGCAAGCGCAAACGTTGTAATGACACAGCAAAAAGCAGAGGAAGGCACTAAAATAATTGAGATGATATATTACCGCAGGGATTCGGATGATGCGTTCCTGATAGTTATGAAATCGCCTGAAAATGAGAAAGGCAACGGTTACCTGCGTGTCGGAGATAATTTCTGGATGTACCGCATAAACACAAGGACATTCCAGCATATCAACCGCGACGAGAGCATCGGAGGAACGGATGCACACAGCGGAAATTTTGAGACCCGCAAACTAACTGAACTTTATGCACCAGTGATTGATGCAAATGGTAATGAAAAAATTTCCAAGGAGATGCTTGGTCAAATTCCCATAAATAAATTTGAGGTGAAGGCAAAAGTTAACGATGTGGATTATCCTAAAAAAATCTACTGGACGCGTCAAGATAACAATCTTGTGCTTAAAGAAGAATCTTATTCACTTTCAGGCACATTAATGCAAACGGCTTATTACTTGAAATTTACAGTTATTGATGGAAGATTTGTACCGGTTAAACATATTTATATTGATGAATTTGAAAAAGGCAACAAGACAATAGTGGAAATATCTGACATTTCAACTCAAAAAATAGACGACAAAATATTTACAAAGGCTTATTTGGAAAATTTAAGCAAGTGA
- a CDS encoding DUF116 domain-containing protein, whose amino-acid sequence MNYKKFTIEKNKKYFKIFFGNSVDKKIIFVPQCLRNIKKCKAKEFGSYYLCAECGGCKIAKIVKAAKDTGYLGVRILKGGSTIRKMVKELNPKGILGVACYFEGTQGIKECEKHKIPVYFYPLSKDGCEGTDLKLDGLIKLIEKNKEIVQKSKNI is encoded by the coding sequence ATGAACTATAAAAAATTTACGATTGAAAAGAACAAAAAATACTTTAAAATATTTTTTGGAAATAGTGTGGATAAAAAAATCATCTTTGTACCGCAATGTTTAAGAAATATTAAGAAATGCAAAGCTAAAGAATTTGGAAGTTACTATTTATGTGCTGAATGCGGCGGCTGTAAGATAGCCAAAATTGTAAAAGCAGCAAAAGATACCGGTTATTTGGGGGTAAGAATTTTAAAAGGCGGCAGCACTATCAGGAAAATGGTTAAAGAGCTGAATCCCAAAGGTATTTTAGGTGTTGCTTGCTATTTTGAAGGCACTCAAGGTATCAAGGAATGCGAAAAACATAAAATTCCTGTATATTTTTATCCTCTTTCCAAAGATGGATGCGAAGGCACTGACCTCAAATTAGACGGGCTTATAAAACTAATAGAGAAAAATAAAGAAATTGTCCAAAAATCTAAAAACATCTAA